One genomic region from Pyrobaculum islandicum DSM 4184 encodes:
- a CDS encoding DNA-directed RNA polymerase subunit H, with product MSKASLGVKEVVKIPKEEAKELLKQLRLKPWQLPWIRSSDPLAQSIGAKPGDVLKIVRESPTAGEFVVYRLVVPG from the coding sequence GTGTCAAAGGCCTCCTTAGGGGTAAAAGAAGTTGTGAAAATCCCCAAAGAAGAGGCTAAAGAATTACTTAAACAACTTAGGCTTAAGCCCTGGCAATTACCCTGGATAAGATCAAGTGATCCATTGGCACAGTCAATAGGAGCTAAGCCAGGCGACGTGTTAAAAATAGTAAGAGAATCCCCCACAGCGGGCGAATTTGTGGTATATCGATTGGTCGTACCTGGGTAA